A region of Zootoca vivipara chromosome 15, rZooViv1.1, whole genome shotgun sequence DNA encodes the following proteins:
- the GNRH1 gene encoding progonadoliberin-1, giving the protein MLFLSFLLLSIRTEKIGMLFASSFLLVISLTICSAQHWSYGLQPGGKRNAENMIESFQEITNELSKLGKLQHFDCNVPRQRPVFKSLKAALARLTEGENRPKKI; this is encoded by the exons atgctcttcctttcctttcttctgctaTCAATCAG AACGGAGAAGATTGGGATGCtgtttgccagttccttcctgTTGGTCATATCCTTGACGATCTGCTCTGCCCAGCACTGGTCCTACGGCCTTCAACCTGGAGGAAAAAGGAATGCTGAAAATATGATAGAATCCTTCCAAGAG ATCACAAATGAGCTGAGTAAACTTGGGAAGCTGCAGCATTTTGATTGCAATGTGCCGCGTCAGCGCCCAGTATTCAAAAGCCTAAAAGCTGCCCTT GCACGTCTGACTGAAGGAGAGAATAGGCCAAAGAAGATTTAA